One Candidatus Atelocyanobacterium thalassa isolate ALOHA genomic window, TAACTGCTAGCAAAGTTACCCACTGTAAAATACGTCGACTTGCAGTCCATTGTGAAAATTGTTTAACTGAAGCCGATTTTCTTAACAATGATATTTTAATACATAGACAAACTACGGCTAATTACAGTACAGAGTACGGACAAGTGTGGTATAGACAAGATGGACTAATAGAAAAAGTACATACAACTAAAGTTGAGCCACTTCATGCAGAACTAGAGCACTTTGTACATTGTATACGTGGAGGAGACCAACCTTCTGTTGGTGGAGTACAAGCCTTGAAAGCTTTAAGGTTAGCTAGTTCTATTGAACAGATGGCACTAGATGGTAAGATTTGGCAGCAATCGGACATAAACTATCAATATCTTAATCCTTTACCAACAAAAAGTTTTTGATTATGATTAATTTAAAAAATTCTTTTAGAATTATTATATTGAATAATTTTAAAAGAATTTTTGAGAACTTTATTAGAGGTAATAAGTATGGGCGATACTGGACTTGAACCAGTGACATCCTGCTTGTAAGGCAGGCGCTCTACCACTGAGCTAATCGCCCTTTCTAAGACCTATATATCATAACATAAGCATTTTATAAAAACAATAGTTGTTTTTATGAAAATATTAATTTAACTTTTAAAAAATACCATGCCTTCCGGCCGTACTCATGATCGTATTACTGTATTAAGTGTAGTTCCTATTACAATTTTATTTTATTTTATTTTTCGCCGTAAAGAACTTATATTATGGTTTGGTTTATCTTATATTTTTAGTGGATTAATGTTTGGACCAGATTTAGATATCTATTCACTACAATATAAACGATGGGGAATAGGGCGTTGGATTTGGCTTCCATATCAATATTCTTTTAAACATCGTTCTTTTTTATCTCATGGCTTTTTAATAGGAACAATAATTAGATTAATTTACTTTTTTGTTATCGTTATGATATTTACCATTTTTATAAATATGGTAATCCAATTTTTTCTAGGTTCTACTTACAATTGGTGGATTTTATTCACTACAAACTATAACAAATTAAGAGCTCAGTATTTAGAAGAAGCAGTCACAATATTTCTAGGTTTAGAATTAGGTTCTATGAGCCATTCAATAAGTGATACGTTAGTTACAAACTTTAAAAGATTAAAAACTAAATTTTTGAAAACTAAATAAAAATTACCCGATAAAACTAAATTAGTCTCATCGGGAAAAATAAAGATAATAAATATTTATTAACTCACCATTTAAGTAAATTAAACTGTTCCATATCTATAGTTTCACGGTTTCGATAAATTGATAAAATAATTGCTAGACCAACTGCAGCTTCTGCCGCAGCAACGGTAAGAACAAATATTGTAAAAATTTGCCCTTTAATTTCTTCTGAATCAAGAGCATTAGAAAATGCCATTAAGTTGATATTGACAGCGTTTAGCATTAACTCTATAGACATTAAAACTCGAACTGCATTACGACTACTTATAAGGCCGAAAATTCCAATACAAAAAAGAAATGCTGCTAATAACACATAAAATTCTAACTGTACTGCCATAAAACCTCATAGTGATGAATAAACTTTTACTTTTTATAAGTCTAAAGACTTAGATGAAGATAATTCCTGTAATTTTTCTTCTGTTAAACGTTCAGGCAACTCTAAAGCAGTTGATATACCTTCACTATCATAAATCTCAGGAATTAAATCGCGACGAGCTAGAACGATTGCTCCTACCATAGCTATTAGTAACAAAACAGAAGCCAATTCAAAAGGTAAAAGATAATCACTAAACAAATGTCTTCCGATTTTTATAACTGTACTTTCCAAAACTTCTGGAACAACAGCTTCCACATTCCAAGGAGTCATATAAACTACTGTTGAAAGTAGAGCAAAAATTCCTCCACAGACCATCATGGTAGCTACCCGGTTTATCCATGACTTAGATGAGTTAGAATAATCTCCTTTTTTATTTACTAGCATAATAGCAAACAAAATTAGAACATTAATTGCTCCTACATAAATTAAAACTTGAGCTGCTGCTATGAAATCAGCGTTTAAAAGAATATATAGTCCTGATATTCCTATAAAAACTCCTCCTAATAAGAATGCAGAATAAACAATGTTTGACAATAAAACAACGCCTAAAGCAGAGATAATTACTAACCCAGCTAAAATGGCGAAAGAGACAAGTTGGACTCCTTCTGCTAAATTCACTATTATTGATACTCCTTTTTCGTTGATTAGTAGAAATTCGATAGATGATAAAAAATTTCTTGCTAAAATAAAATTTTTTATCGACTATCATTTTATTGAGATAAAGTTTCTGTTTCCTTGATAATATCTTCAGGCCGCTTACCTGCTCTACGAGATCCTGATGGCAAATCATGAGGGTCAAGTACTTCCTTCGGTAAGTAAGCTAATTCCCTTAAGGGAGTAACCATTGGATCTTGTGTAACCTTGTAAGGTAATCTTCCAAGAGCTATACTGTCGTAATTTAATTCATGACGATCATAAGTAGCTAACTCATAATCTTCAGTCATGGATAAACAATTTGTAGGACAATATTCCACACAATTACCACAAAAAATACAAACTCCAAAGTCTATACTATAGTCTTTAAGATCTTTCTTTTTGTTTTCTTTGTTGAACTGCCAATTAACTACAGGAAGATTAATTGGGCATGATCTAACACATACTTCACAAGCGATACATTTATCAAATTCATGATGAATTCTTCCTCTGTATCGTTCTGAAGGAATTAGTTTTTCATAAGGATACTGTACTGTAATAGGTCGACGACTCATATGATCGAATGTCACAGACAAACCTTGACCAATATATTTTGCCGCTTGAATTGTACTTTTAGCGTAGTCTCCTACTTGTTTAAGAACACTAAACATATGCTTTTCTCTACTTCTTTAACAATAAAAATCAACCACCAAATGCAAATGGAAACACTAACTTAAAAGCTGCAGTTAAGAGTAGATTAACCAAAGATATCGGTAAAAGAAATTTCCATCCTAAATCTAATAATTGGTCAATACGTACACGAGGAACGGTCCATCTCATTAAGATAGCAAAAAAGACTAAGAGATATGCTTTCATGACAGTCATGAAAATTCCTACAGAGGCCATAATTATCTGTAACCAATAACTATTAGCATTAAGTCCTGACCATTCAGCTAATTTCTCAAGAGGAATAGGAAATCCCCAACCTCCCAAATATAGAACTGCGAAAATAAGAGCAGATAAAACCAAGTTAACGTAGGATCCTAGATAAAAAAGAGCGAATTTCATTCCAGAATACTCAGTTTGGTAACCAGCTACGATTTCTTCTTCAGCTTCAGGTAAATCAAAAGGGAGTCTCTCGCACTCTGCTAGTGCAGCAATCCAAAAAATTACAAACCCAAAAGGCTGTCTCCAAATATTCCATCCTAAAATACCGTACCCTGACTGTTGGTGTACAATATCTATTGTACTCAAGCTATTAGACATCATGACAACTGCTAGTACAGAAAGAGCTAGAGGAATTTCATAGCTAATTGATTGTGCCGCTGCTCTCAACCCTCCTAACAAAGAATACTTATTATTAGAAGCATAACCTGACATTAATAGTCCAATTGGAACGACACTAGATAAGGTTATCCAAAGAAAAATTCCAACATTAAGATCAGCAACAATTAAATCTTCCCCGAAAGGAACAATTAAATAAGAAATAAAGACTGGAACAACTACTAGTATCGGACCAATAGTAAATAGCCAAGAATCGGCCTTAGCTGGGATAATATCCTCTTTAAAGACTAATTTAATTCCATCAGCAACTGGCTGCAACACTCCTAGTGGCCCAGCATATTCTGGACCAATACGTTGTTGAACGGCAGCAGAAATTTTTCTTTCTAACCAGACTACAACTAAAACACCTACCGTTGCTGCGATAATCATCAACAAAGATGGTAAAGGTATCCACAAGGCTTTAGCTGCCCCGCTAGGAATCCCGAATTGTTTCAGGGATTCAATAAAATTCGTTTTTAGGTCAATTCCTGTGTTCATTACATTCTAACGCTATAAGTTAAGATTGCTAAGCCTCTTGCTTAGTATATCGTTGGACATGAGATAACCTTGCGAGCTTTATGGTTAATTCTTGAAAATCGAGCATAAATCTACAATATCTAATTAAAACTTGATTTAATTATTTAGGACGATATAATTTTTTGTATTTTAAAGTACTAATATTAATCAATCAAATCTTTAGGGAAAGGAAAATAACTTATCCTAGTATTTTAGTACAAGGCTAGTTGTAAATTCGCTATCTTACTACAGAATATTAAACATTGAGACTGTTTGCAAAACTTTACGTTATGCATGTAGTAATTTTATTTTAATATTCATAATTGAAAATTTGATGCTTTTTTAGAAATTTACCATGAAGATTTTAATAACAGGTGCAACGGGATTTTTAGGAACTAGTTTATGCTCTTTACTCCAAAGCCAAGGTCATGACTTAGTTTCCTTGAATTCCAAGAATTGTGATTTAACAAGATCAGACTCATTATTAAAATTCAACAATTTAGCCTATGATCAAGTTTATCACTTAGCAGCTTGGACACAAGCAGGAGACTTTTGTTTATATCATCCAGGTGAACAATGGATAATGAATCAAAAAATGAATACAAATGTTTTAGACTGGTGGCAAAAATATCAACCTCAAGCAAAATTCATTTGTATGGGAACAAGTTGTGCCTATGACAACGACTTATCTTTAGTAGAAGAAAATTACCTAACAGGAACACCTATTAGTAGTTTATTTACTTATGCTATGACTAAAAGAATGCTTTATGCAGGTCTTTTGGCTCTAAATAAGCAATATTCCTTAAATTATTTATGTTTGGTCCCTTCAACTTTATATGGAGCTGGGTACCATACTGACGGCAGACAAATGCATTTTATTTTTGATCTAATCCGGAAAATAATTCGTGGAAAACTTTATAATGAACCCGTCATTCTTTGGGGAGATGGTACTCAGTCAAGAGAGTTAGTTTTTGTCGAAGATTTTGCTAAAATTGCTGTTAAATTAGCTCAATGTACCAATAATGAATTAATAAATATTGGTGCCGGCGAAGAATATACTATTCAACATTTTGCTAAATTAATTTGCAATCAAGTAGGATATGACTTTAATAAAATTCAGTTTGATTCTTCTCGATATGTAGGAGCAAAATCTAAATGTTTAGTGACTAATAAACTTAAACAATCTTTGCCTGATAATGACTTGACTCCATTAGAATTAGGGTTAACAAAAACAATTGAGTGGTTCTGGCAGGAACAAGAAAAACTTGTTCCTATTTATTAAGAGAGGAAGGAACGGTGAACTATTGGATTCAACACAGACTAAATAACCTAGATAAAGCTTTTAACTCTAGGTATTGTAATGCTCTTGAAAATACTGTTGATTTAATTACAAAACAATTTCAAGCAGGTAATAAATTATTGATTTGTGGTAATGGTGGTTCAGCAGCAGATGCTCAACATATTGCTGCTGAATTTGTAGGCAGGTTTCAACTGCATCGTAGAGGACTGCCCGCCATAGCACTAGGTACTAATCCAGCTGTACTAACGGCATGGTCTAATGACTATGAATTCGAAACTATTTTTGCTCGTCAGGTAGAAGCTTTTGGAAAACCAGGAGATATTCTATGGGCGATTTCAACATCGGGTAAATCAGCCAATGTTATTCGTGCAATGGAAATAGCTAGAGAAATAGGACTAATTACAATTGGGATGGCTGGAAACGATGGAGGAGTATTAAAAGATTTAGCTGATTACCCTTTACTTGTTTCAGAATACCATACCCCGTATATTCAAGAGATTCATTTAATTACTTATCATAGGATTTGTGAACAAGTTGAAGCTAAACTATTTGCAAAAACTGGTTTAGGGGCACAAATTGCAGTCTAAATCAAAATGCTGGATAAAATAGCAACTTCTGATTCGTATATTTTCAAAAACCAAAAAGCTTTATTTCTAGATAGAGATGGAGTTGTTATTAAATACATACCTTATCTTTCTAAACCAGAACAAGTAGAGCTTCCTTTTGGCGCAGGGGAAGCTCTTAAACGATGGCAAGATAAAGGATATTTATTAATTTTAGTAACTAATCAAGCAGGTGTAGGAAGAGGCTACTACAACCTAGAGGATGTTACAGATGTACATAATTACATTTGTAAAGAATATAAAAAAAAATATGGAGTTAATTTCTACGACATTTTTATATGTCCTCATCATCCCAATGAGAAGTGCTTGTGTCGCAAACCTTCTCCTCAAATGTTGGTTGATGCGTCTATTAAATATAATATTTTACTATCTAAATCATTTTTTATTGGAGATACACTTAGCGATGTAGAATCTGCACTAAATGCAGGTTGTAATCCCATTTTATTATTAACTGGTAAAGGGAAAGATTCCCTTAAAAGAATAGTTAAATATCCTCATAAAATTCAAGTTTTTAATAGCTTACAAGAGACTGTGAAAATAATATAATTTAGACAAGATACTCAAATATGAATCCAAATGAAGAGAGACATTTAACACCGATATTTATATCATTAGTTCCTAATTTAATGCAAGGTCAAGGACACATAATCCCCTATCATAAATCTGTAAGTGAGGCTGTCTCTCAACTAGGTTGGAAACATTTCGTTGCTGTACCTATTAATAATAAAGTCCATAATTTACCTATTAATTGGGATACATGCCTAAGTAACTATGATTTAGAAAAAGAGGGGAGTTGGTATGATAAATTTCTTCATTTTCAAGAAATTTGGATATTAGGGAAAAAAATAGCTAATTATTTAAACAATAAAATCGCTGATCAATCAAGACCTCGTATCTTATTTATAGAAAGATTTATTCATCTACAACTTTTAGCTTTATTTCTAGCTTTACTACTAATCCCTACTAATAACTTATCGGTTTGGCTGCTATATCGAAGAGATACTCATAAAGATAAGACTAGAATTATTTATAAGATCCTGAATTACCTTATTAAAATTAGAATAAAACCAGAGAAATTTAAACTTGTGACAGATAGCGACTTATTGAGTAAACAGCTATCGAAATATTTTGAAATACCTGTGAAAGTTTTTCCGATTCCTCATACCAAAGTCAATTTATCTTCAAGTATTATAGATAATAAGTCTAAAATTTTATGTTGGTGGCCAGGGTTACCTAGAGAAGAAAAAGGCTGGCATATTATTCAAAAATTAGTCAGTTATTCTGGAGAAAATACAAAAAATATTTGCCTCATATGTTCAGAAAAAGCAAATCTACAGTCTACTAAAAATGGAGTTAATCTCGAATTAGTTAAAAACTATTTGACAAGAGAAGAATATTACTCTTGGCTTCATTTAAGTCAAGTAATCCTATTACCTTATGATTCTTTTGAATATGGCTCAAGGACATCAGGTATTTTTACCGAGTGTATTGTTTCTGGAAAGATACCTTTGGTTACCAATAATACGTGGATGTCTCATGAATGCCTTAAATATAATTTAACTGAATTAATTATTGATTGGCATAACCCAAAATATGTTTTTGATAATATAAAAAAAATAACTCAGTCTAATATTATTAAAAATAAAATACAAAATATGCAAGAAAGTTACAACAGATTCCACAATATTGCTAATTATAGTTTGACAATAAAAAACTTATATAGAGAAACGATAACTTCAAATTATGATTAAAGTTTATATTGATGCAACTCCTATCCGTGATAAGCCGACAGGTATTGGAGTTTACACATTTAATTTAATTAATGAATTACATTATTTAGAAGATACAAAAAATTTACAGCTAAATATTTATTTTCATCCTTCTTTAAAAAATTGGCTTCGCTGTAACTTTTTAATTCCAAAATTATTAAATAAATATTCAAAGGTATTACGTCTAAATATCCCAGTTAGTCTAGCTGATTTATTGGCAAAATATCTTCCTTTTATTTTCTCTTCTTTTAAGAAAAATTTAGATAACATAAATCTGATACATGGAACAGATCACTATATTTATCCCTATGAGAAGGCAGAAAAAATTATAACTATTCATGATCTTACTTTTTTAAAATTTCCAAAATACTCAACAAAAATAGTTAAAAGCTATACGGGAAGGATTGAAAGATGTTTAAAGTGGACAAATGCAGTTATAACTTTTTCAAAAAATACTAAACAAGATATTGTTGACTTTTTCAATGTTGATCCCAGTGCTATATATATTATCCCTCAGGCAAGTCGATACTCAAATAATTATCTTGCGCCTCAACTAACGCAAGATAATCCTATTTCTATAGAAAAACATTTGGATAGCCCATATTTCCTTTTTGTTAGTACTTTAGAACCAAGAAAAAATATTTTAAATCTAATCAAAGCATTTGAATATTTAAAAACAAATTACGATATTTCGCATCAATTGATACTAATTGGGAAGAAGGGATGGGGTTATCATCATATTGTCAATCATATAGACCAATCGCCTTTTAAACAAAATATTCACCATTTAGATTATGTATCAGATAAATCCTTAGCTACTTTTTATAACCAGGCAGAAATTTTTATTTATCCATCCTTTTATGAAGGGTTTGGCTTGCCTATTTTAGAGGCAATGACTTTAGGGAGTCCTGTTATCACGTCTAATACGTCTTCTTTACCAGAGGTAGCTGGCGATGCAGCATTGTATGTTGATCCTCACAACTACTATGAATTAGCAAGAATGATGCTAAAAGTATTAAAAAATCCTGATTTGAGGCAAGAGATGATTAAAAGAGGTAGACGACGAGCTGACAAATTTTCTTGGAGGAACACAGCATTGGAAACTTTAAGTGTATATAAATCTGTTTTAGATAAAAAAGATCAATTATAAAATATTTATTTAAGTATGATTAGAATTTAAGTCAACAATTTAAATTTTCTTGTTAAATCTCTATATAAAAAATGCAAAAGAATTCTCAATTAATTATTAATTTATCATTATTGCTATCAAAGCCTACAGGAATTAGCAACTATGCCAAAAATATCTTCCCTTATTTAAAGCCTTTAAAGCCAATATTGCTAACTTCTAGAGAATATGAAGATTTTGATAACTATTTAATTTCTAATAATTTAACGCCAGAACAAGGTACTAAAGGTCATCTTAGACGTTTATTGTGGACACAATTTAAATTATCTAAAATCTATCAAAATCTTGATTCATCTCTATTATTTTCTCCAGTACCTGAAATTCCTTTATGGAGTTCTTGTAGATCAGTTGTTGTGGTACATGATTTAATACCATTACGTTTTCCCAACAAAGCATCCCCGCTATATTATTATTTCAAATATTATGTTCCTGAAGTATTACGACAAGCAAAGCATATTATTTGTAATTCTCAAGCAACTGCCGAAGATATTCACAATATGTTAAATATTCCTAGCTGCAAGATTACTCCTATTTTACTTGCTCATGATAATAGAAATTTTCGCTTACTAAATTCAGATCAGAATATAAACGAGCCCAATGTACCTTATTTTCTTTATATAGGACGTCATGATCCTCATAAAAATATTGCTAGTATATTAAAAGCTTTTTCTAAATTAAAAAATTATAAAAATTATCAAATATGGTTAGTTGGTCCAAAAGATAAAAGATATACCTTGCAGCTTCAGAATTTAGCTCAGGAATTAGGAATTAGTCAACAATTAAGAATTCTTGATTATGTTTCATACGAAAAGTTACCATTAATTTTAAATCAAGCACTAGCTTTAGTGTTCCCTTCTTTATGGGAAGGATTTGGTTTTCCAGTTTTAGAGGCAATGGCATGTGGAACTCCTGTTATTACTTCTAATATTTCTTCCTTACCTGAAATTGTAAAAGATGCAGCTTTACTAATCAACCCTTATATGTGTCAAGAAATCACTTCTGCCATGGAACAAATTATTAAAGATGATACTTTAAGATCACAACTTAAAATATATGGTCTTAAAAGATCTAAAGCTTTTAGTTGGCAAAATACAGGAGAGAAAACCCTAGCAATCTTAGCGAAATTTTTGTAAGCTACATCATGAGAAGTAATTGGAGTTAAAAAATTATATGGAAATTGGTGTTCCTAGAGAAATTAAAGATCAAGAATTTCGCGTAGGTTTAAATCCTAGTAGTGTAAAGGTATTATGTAGTCAGGGACACCAAGTTTTTATAGAAGAATCTGCAGGGGAAGGATCTAGCTTCTCTAATAAAGATTATGAAAAAGTAGGTGCTAAGATTACTGATAGAAAATTTGTATGGGAAAAAGACTTAATAATAAAAGTTAAAGAGCCCTTAGCTGAAGAATACTCCTACTTTAAAAAGGATCAAATACTTTTCACTTATTTACACTTAGCAGCGAATAGAACTCTCACAGAGGCTTTGGTTACATCAGGGATAACCGCAATAGCCTATGAGACAGTCGCTCTAGAAGATGGAAAACTTCCATTATTAACTCCTATGAGCATTATTGCTGGTCGTCTATCAATACAAATTGGTGCAAGATATTTAGAAAAGCAGCAAGGAGGACGAGGTATTTTATTGAGTGGTATCCCCGGAGTATCATCTGCTCAAGTAGTTATACTAGGAGGAGGTGTTGTAGGTTCAGAAGCAGCTCGTATTGCTTTGGGTATGGGAGCTAGAGTACAAATTTTTGATATTAATGTTGAACGCTTAAGGTATTTAGAAACAATTTTTGGTTCGCGAGTGGAATTGCTCCATAGCAACATCTATGAAATAGAAAAAATGATACCTAAAGCTGATTTGTTGGTTGGTGCTGTATTAATTCCTGGAAGACGCGCTCCTATTTTAGTTTCTAAAGATTTAGTATCTAAAATGAATCCAGGATCAGTTATCATTGACGTGGCTGTTGATCAAGGAGGGTGTATCGAAACTTTAAAAGCAACTTCTCACAGCTCACCTATCTATTTAGAACATAATGTAGTCCATTTTGGAGTTCCCAATATGCCTGGTGCTGTTCCGTGGACGGCTACACAAGCGCTAAACAATAGTACTTTACCCTATGTTTTAAAATTAGCTAATTATGGATTAGAGGCACTAAAAAAGGACACAAGCTTAGAAAAAGGTTTAAATATTAAAGATAAATCTATAGTTCATCCAGCATTGAAAGAAGTTTTTAGTGATATTAGTTCAAATACATAATATCTTTATTTTAAATGTACTAGTGTTACACCTGATCCTCCTTCATTTTGAGATGCTAGCTTAAAGTCCTTAACTTGAGGGTGAATTTTTAGAAATTCATGAACTCCTTGGCGTAATTTACCAGTTCCTTTTCCATGAATGATCCACAGAACTCCAATATTGGTAGCTTGAGCAATTGCTTTTTCTAAGCTAATTTCAGCTTCAAATATTCTTGTACCACGTATATCAAGAGTATTATTATCCGTTCTAATATCATATTGATTTCCGACGTCAATTGCCTGAATATCTTGTCGTTGAACTGATTGCTTTTTAGCTTTTAGTTTATCTACTTTTAAACCGTCTAGTGATTCAATATCTGTAAATAATATTTTCATTGTCATTAAACCAAAACGAACAACTACCTCTTGGCTGTCAGCGATGACATCTAATACTTGAGCATTTTGGCCAAATTTAGTAATTTTAACCTTTTCTCCAATTTTTGGACAATAAGACGAATATTCTTTTTTAACTTGAGGAAGTTTTTCCTTAGAAATATTTAAAATTTCTTTAGTTGCTTGTAGAGCTTTTTGACTGGTTTTGTCTCCTTGTTGTAAATGTCGAATTACTTGAGCTATTTCTTCTTTAGCACTAGAGATAGCTTTCTGAATTTCTTTTTCTTGAAAATGTTTAAGTTCCTGCTCTCTTTCTTTCAAGATAACAGCTTTATCTGATACTTCTGTATAAAAATTTTTAGCTTGTTTAAGTAGTTCTTGTGCTTCGTTAGCTTTTAGTTCTTGTTTATTACGTTGTTCTTCTAATCCCAAAATAATATCATTAACATCTTTAGATTGTTCTCCAACAATATTTCTTGCAGCTTGAAGAATATTAAGATCTAAACCTAGATTCTGAGCAATACTGATGGCATTGGATCGTCCTGGAATGCCCCATAACAAACGATAAGATGGAGAGAAAGTTTGATCGTTAAATTCTACTGAAGCATTCTCAAATCTTGAATCTCGATATTTTAAAGCTTTAATTTCTCCATAATGCGTTGTAGCAATTGTCAACAGAGCATGGTTTGCTAAGTGACTTAATAACGAAATTGCTAATGCGCTACCCTCAGTAGGATCAGTACCTGCTCCCACTTCATCTAAAAGAACTAAGCTTGAACAGTTTTTAAACTTATTTAATATTTTCGAACTATTTGATTTAGAAGAATTGGATACAGCTTTAAGGATGAGAATAATACGACGAATGTGGCTAGAAAAAGTAGATAAGTTTTGTGTTATGGATTGCTCATCGCCAATATCAGCCAATACATTTTTAAACCAAGGCAATTTAACAGGACTTACCGCAGGAATGAATAAACCAACTTTAGCCATTAAGGCAGCTAAACCTAAGGTTTTTAGCGTAACAGTTTTCCCTCCTGTGTTTGGCCCAGTAATAGAAACTACATTAATTTTAGAATTAATCTGAATATCTATAGGAACTACTTGCACTCCTTGTTCCTTCTTTTGTTGCCAAATCAATAATGGATGATATAGCTTACGAAGAATAATTGTTTCTCCTTCTTCGATAAATTGAGGGATGTTTCCTCCTAACCACAGACTGTAGCGAGCTCTAGCTGTTGCTAGATCTAATTTTTGTATTGCTTCAACGAGATACTTTAAACTTTCTGCTACTTCGGCTATTTTTTCAGTTAATTGTCTAAGAATTACTATTTCTTCTATTGTTTCTTGGCGTAGATATTGGCAGTATTTATTACCAATATCTACGATATAACTTGGTTCTATATAAACTGTCATACCAGTATTGGAAGTGTCATGAACAATACCTGGAATTTGATCTTTTTGTAAAGTTTTTACAGGAATAACGAAACGATTATTTCTCTGAGTAATAAGACTTTCTTGGATAGCTCCTGCTTTTTTGTTTATGATACTTTGAAGCTTTTGATAAATTTCATTACGCAATTCTCTAAGTAAAAGTCTGATTTTACTTAATTTAGAGCTAGCATGCTCAGTTATATCCCC contains:
- a CDS encoding metal-binding protein, whose amino-acid sequence is MPSGRTHDRITVLSVVPITILFYFIFRRKELILWFGLSYIFSGLMFGPDLDIYSLQYKRWGIGRWIWLPYQYSFKHRSFLSHGFLIGTIIRLIYFFVIVMIFTIFINMVIQFFLGSTYNWWILFTTNYNKLRAQYLEEAVTIFLGLELGSMSHSISDTLVTNFKRLKTKFLKTK
- the nuoK gene encoding NADH-quinone oxidoreductase subunit NuoK — its product is MAVQLEFYVLLAAFLFCIGIFGLISSRNAVRVLMSIELMLNAVNINLMAFSNALDSEEIKGQIFTIFVLTVAAAEAAVGLAIILSIYRNRETIDMEQFNLLKW
- a CDS encoding NADH-quinone oxidoreductase subunit J encodes the protein MNLAEGVQLVSFAILAGLVIISALGVVLLSNIVYSAFLLGGVFIGISGLYILLNADFIAAAQVLIYVGAINVLILFAIMLVNKKGDYSNSSKSWINRVATMMVCGGIFALLSTVVYMTPWNVEAVVPEVLESTVIKIGRHLFSDYLLPFELASVLLLIAMVGAIVLARRDLIPEIYDSEGISTALELPERLTEEKLQELSSSKSLDL
- the ndhI gene encoding NAD(P)H-quinone oxidoreductase subunit I; the protein is MFSVLKQVGDYAKSTIQAAKYIGQGLSVTFDHMSRRPITVQYPYEKLIPSERYRGRIHHEFDKCIACEVCVRSCPINLPVVNWQFNKENKKKDLKDYSIDFGVCIFCGNCVEYCPTNCLSMTEDYELATYDRHELNYDSIALGRLPYKVTQDPMVTPLRELAYLPKEVLDPHDLPSGSRRAGKRPEDIIKETETLSQ
- the nuoH gene encoding NADH-quinone oxidoreductase subunit NuoH; amino-acid sequence: MNTGIDLKTNFIESLKQFGIPSGAAKALWIPLPSLLMIIAATVGVLVVVWLERKISAAVQQRIGPEYAGPLGVLQPVADGIKLVFKEDIIPAKADSWLFTIGPILVVVPVFISYLIVPFGEDLIVADLNVGIFLWITLSSVVPIGLLMSGYASNNKYSLLGGLRAAAQSISYEIPLALSVLAVVMMSNSLSTIDIVHQQSGYGILGWNIWRQPFGFVIFWIAALAECERLPFDLPEAEEEIVAGYQTEYSGMKFALFYLGSYVNLVLSALIFAVLYLGGWGFPIPLEKLAEWSGLNANSYWLQIIMASVGIFMTVMKAYLLVFFAILMRWTVPRVRIDQLLDLGWKFLLPISLVNLLLTAAFKLVFPFAFGG
- a CDS encoding NAD-dependent epimerase/dehydratase family protein encodes the protein MKILITGATGFLGTSLCSLLQSQGHDLVSLNSKNCDLTRSDSLLKFNNLAYDQVYHLAAWTQAGDFCLYHPGEQWIMNQKMNTNVLDWWQKYQPQAKFICMGTSCAYDNDLSLVEENYLTGTPISSLFTYAMTKRMLYAGLLALNKQYSLNYLCLVPSTLYGAGYHTDGRQMHFIFDLIRKIIRGKLYNEPVILWGDGTQSRELVFVEDFAKIAVKLAQCTNNELINIGAGEEYTIQHFAKLICNQVGYDFNKIQFDSSRYVGAKSKCLVTNKLKQSLPDNDLTPLELGLTKTIEWFWQEQEKLVPIY
- the gmhA gene encoding D-sedoheptulose 7-phosphate isomerase, with the translated sequence MNYWIQHRLNNLDKAFNSRYCNALENTVDLITKQFQAGNKLLICGNGGSAADAQHIAAEFVGRFQLHRRGLPAIALGTNPAVLTAWSNDYEFETIFARQVEAFGKPGDILWAISTSGKSANVIRAMEIAREIGLITIGMAGNDGGVLKDLADYPLLVSEYHTPYIQEIHLITYHRICEQVEAKLFAKTGLGAQIAV
- a CDS encoding D-glycero-alpha-D-manno-heptose-1,7-bisphosphate 7-phosphatase; the protein is MLDKIATSDSYIFKNQKALFLDRDGVVIKYIPYLSKPEQVELPFGAGEALKRWQDKGYLLILVTNQAGVGRGYYNLEDVTDVHNYICKEYKKKYGVNFYDIFICPHHPNEKCLCRKPSPQMLVDASIKYNILLSKSFFIGDTLSDVESALNAGCNPILLLTGKGKDSLKRIVKYPHKIQVFNSLQETVKII
- a CDS encoding glycosyltransferase family 4 protein, producing the protein MIKVYIDATPIRDKPTGIGVYTFNLINELHYLEDTKNLQLNIYFHPSLKNWLRCNFLIPKLLNKYSKVLRLNIPVSLADLLAKYLPFIFSSFKKNLDNINLIHGTDHYIYPYEKAEKIITIHDLTFLKFPKYSTKIVKSYTGRIERCLKWTNAVITFSKNTKQDIVDFFNVDPSAIYIIPQASRYSNNYLAPQLTQDNPISIEKHLDSPYFLFVSTLEPRKNILNLIKAFEYLKTNYDISHQLILIGKKGWGYHHIVNHIDQSPFKQNIHHLDYVSDKSLATFYNQAEIFIYPSFYEGFGLPILEAMTLGSPVITSNTSSLPEVAGDAALYVDPHNYYELARMMLKVLKNPDLRQEMIKRGRRRADKFSWRNTALETLSVYKSVLDKKDQL